A section of the Clostridium omnivorum genome encodes:
- the rpmJ gene encoding 50S ribosomal protein L36, with protein sequence MKVRPSVKPICEKCKIIKRKGRVMVICENPKHKQKQG encoded by the coding sequence ATGAAAGTAAGACCATCAGTTAAACCTATATGCGAAAAATGTAAGATAATAAAAAGAAAAGGAAGAGTAATGGTTATCTGTGAAAATCCTAAGCACAAACAAAAACAAGGTTAA
- the infA gene encoding translation initiation factor IF-1, with the protein MSKDDVIEMQGKVLEALPNAMFQVELESGHVILAHISGKLRMNFIRILPGDKVTVELSPYDLTRGRITWRAK; encoded by the coding sequence ATGTCAAAAGATGATGTAATAGAAATGCAGGGTAAAGTTTTAGAAGCTCTACCAAATGCAATGTTTCAAGTCGAATTGGAAAGTGGTCATGTAATACTTGCGCACATTTCAGGTAAATTAAGAATGAACTTCATAAGAATTCTACCAGGTGATAAAGTTACAGTAGAACTTTCACCTTACGATTTAACTCGTGGTAGAATTACCTGGAGAGCAAAGTAG
- the rplP gene encoding 50S ribosomal protein L16, with translation MLMPKRVKHRKTQRGRMRGKATRGNFIAYGDFALQATEPGWITSNQIEAARIAINRYIKRGGKLWIKVFPDKPVSKKPAETRMGSGKGAPEFWVAVVKPGRVLFELSGVNEEVAREAMRLASHKLPVSTKFVTRRDFEEVGGEVNEG, from the coding sequence ATGTTAATGCCTAAAAGAGTTAAACATAGAAAGACTCAACGCGGCAGAATGAGAGGTAAAGCTACCAGAGGTAACTTTATAGCTTACGGAGACTTTGCTCTTCAAGCTACTGAGCCAGGCTGGATTACTAGCAATCAAATAGAAGCTGCGAGAATTGCAATAAATAGATATATAAAAAGAGGAGGAAAGCTTTGGATAAAGGTTTTCCCAGATAAACCAGTTTCAAAGAAACCTGCTGAAACTCGTATGGGTTCCGGTAAAGGAGCACCAGAATTTTGGGTAGCAGTCGTTAAACCAGGAAGAGTGTTATTTGAATTATCAGGGGTTAATGAAGAAGTTGCAAGAGAAGCAATGAGACTTGCATCACACAAGCTTCCAGTATCAACAAAGTTTGTTACTAGAAGAGATTTTGAAGAAGTGGGTGGTGAAGTAAATGAAGGCTAG
- the rpsC gene encoding 30S ribosomal protein S3: MGQKVHPHGLRVGVIKDWDAKWFADNKNFADYLVEDNMIREYVKKRLFTSGIAKVEIERAAKRIKLNIFTAKPGMVIGKGGSGIETLKKELINLVGDKNILINIVEVKNVEANAQLMAENIAQQLEKRISFRRAMKQTIQRAMKSGAKGVKTECSGRLGGAEIARSERYHEGTIPLQTLRADIDYGFAEADTTYGKIGVKVWLYRGEVLPTKKVVKKEEANA; this comes from the coding sequence GTGGGACAAAAAGTACATCCACACGGTCTAAGAGTTGGCGTAATTAAAGATTGGGATGCTAAATGGTTTGCTGACAATAAGAACTTCGCTGACTATTTAGTTGAAGATAACATGATAAGAGAATATGTGAAGAAGAGATTATTCACTTCCGGAATTGCTAAGGTAGAAATCGAAAGAGCAGCTAAGAGAATAAAATTAAACATATTTACTGCTAAACCAGGTATGGTTATTGGTAAAGGTGGTTCAGGAATAGAGACTCTTAAGAAAGAACTTATAAATTTAGTAGGAGATAAAAACATCCTAATAAACATAGTTGAAGTTAAAAATGTTGAAGCTAATGCACAATTAATGGCTGAGAACATTGCTCAACAGCTTGAAAAGAGAATTTCCTTCAGAAGAGCTATGAAGCAGACAATCCAAAGAGCTATGAAGTCTGGCGCTAAGGGTGTTAAGACTGAATGTTCAGGAAGATTAGGTGGAGCTGAAATAGCAAGATCTGAAAGATATCACGAAGGAACAATTCCACTACAAACTTTAAGAGCTGATATCGATTATGGATTTGCTGAAGCAGATACAACTTACGGAAAGATCGGAGTAAAGGTTTGGTTATATAGAGGAGAAGTTCTTCCAACTAAGAAAGTAGTTAAAAAGGAAGAAGCAAACGCATAA
- the rpmD gene encoding 50S ribosomal protein L30, whose protein sequence is MAKLKITLKKSLIGRKDSHIATAKALGLRKIGKTVEHEDTPQIKGMINQISYLVEVEQM, encoded by the coding sequence TTGGCTAAGCTAAAAATAACTTTAAAGAAGAGCTTAATAGGAAGAAAAGACAGTCATATAGCTACAGCTAAAGCTCTTGGATTAAGAAAAATAGGAAAAACTGTAGAGCACGAGGATACTCCTCAAATAAAAGGTATGATAAATCAAATAAGTTATCTTGTAGAAGTTGAACAAATGTAA
- the rpsQ gene encoding 30S ribosomal protein S17, with protein sequence MERANKKTRIGRVVSDKMDKTIVVAVETKVRHPLYGKTVNRTTKFKAHDENNEAKINDRVLIMETRPLSKDKRWRLVNIVEKAK encoded by the coding sequence GTGGAAAGAGCAAATAAGAAAACAAGAATAGGTAGAGTTGTTTCTGATAAAATGGATAAGACAATAGTTGTTGCTGTTGAGACTAAGGTACGTCACCCATTATATGGAAAGACAGTTAACAGAACTACAAAGTTTAAAGCTCATGATGAAAATAATGAAGCAAAAATTAATGATAGAGTTTTAATTATGGAAACTAGACCATTATCAAAGGATAAGAGATGGAGATTAGTTAACATAGTTGAAAAGGCTAAATAA
- a CDS encoding KOW domain-containing RNA-binding protein, which translates to MNENNYLGRVVFSKTGRDMGRKFIIVDTINENYVLIADGDLRKVEKPKKKKIKHLSISNKVIDSLKELILAGEKVSNSVIREFLQSVDIYKEV; encoded by the coding sequence TTGAATGAAAACAACTACTTGGGTAGAGTAGTATTTTCAAAAACCGGAAGGGATATGGGAAGAAAGTTCATAATTGTTGATACAATTAATGAAAATTATGTCCTTATCGCAGATGGTGATTTAAGAAAAGTTGAAAAACCTAAGAAGAAGAAGATTAAGCATCTTTCAATTTCAAACAAAGTTATAGATAGTTTAAAAGAGTTAATACTTGCTGGAGAAAAAGTTAGTAATTCAGTTATACGAGAATTTTTGCAGTCTGTAGACATTTATAAGGAGGTTTGA
- the rpmC gene encoding 50S ribosomal protein L29 yields MKARDLSDLRENTPQELTEKLNGLKSELFNLRFQLATGQLENPMRIREVKKSIAQIKTILREEELRGIKQ; encoded by the coding sequence ATGAAGGCTAGAGACTTAAGTGATTTAAGAGAAAATACACCACAAGAGCTAACTGAAAAATTAAATGGTCTAAAGTCTGAGTTGTTCAATTTAAGATTCCAGCTAGCTACAGGTCAACTTGAAAATCCAATGAGAATTAGAGAAGTAAAGAAATCTATAGCCCAGATTAAAACCATCCTTAGGGAAGAAGAACTAAGGGGAATTAAGCAGTAA
- the rplN gene encoding 50S ribosomal protein L14: MIQQQTILKVADNTGAKEIMCIRVLGGSKRKYGNIGDIIVASVKSATPGGVVKKGDVVKAVIVRSVKGLRRADGSYIRFDENAAVVIKEDKQPKGTRIFGPVARELRDKEFTKILSLAPEVL, translated from the coding sequence ATGATTCAGCAACAAACAATATTAAAAGTAGCTGATAACACTGGTGCAAAAGAAATAATGTGCATAAGAGTGTTAGGTGGATCCAAGAGAAAGTATGGAAACATTGGAGATATAATAGTTGCTAGCGTTAAAAGTGCAACACCAGGCGGTGTTGTTAAAAAAGGTGACGTTGTAAAGGCAGTTATAGTTAGATCTGTTAAAGGTTTAAGAAGAGCTGATGGTTCTTACATCAGATTTGATGAGAATGCTGCTGTTGTTATAAAAGAAGATAAACAACCAAAAGGAACTCGTATCTTTGGGCCTGTTGCAAGAGAGCTAAGAGACAAAGAGTTCACAAAGATTTTATCACTTGCACCAGAAGTTCTATAA
- a CDS encoding type Z 30S ribosomal protein S14: MARKALIEKWKKEPKFSTRAYTRCRLCGRPHSVLSKFGICRICFRELAYKGEIPGCRKASW, from the coding sequence GTGGCACGTAAAGCTTTAATAGAGAAGTGGAAAAAAGAACCTAAGTTTTCAACTAGAGCTTATACTAGATGCAGATTATGTGGAAGACCACATTCTGTTTTAAGTAAGTTCGGTATATGCCGTATATGCTTTAGAGAACTTGCATATAAAGGAGAAATCCCAGGCTGCAGAAAAGCAAGCTGGTAA
- the secY gene encoding preprotein translocase subunit SecY, translating into MLSTLRNAWKVPDLRKRLLFTFLMVAIFRLGNNILVPGIDTAALKNFTSSGTLFGFYDLISGGAFSKFSIFAMGVIPYINASIVMQLLTIAIPQLEQLSKEGEDGRKKIQNYTRYAAVAFGLLQAFSSYVIIYNARALTNPSDKLTVFLIMITVTTGSIFLMWLGDQITAKGIGNGISLLVFINIISRIPFQFSQIATLQTTEAVNIVEVVIFIAVVLVLLVAVIIMSLAERRIPVQYAGKTVGNKSFRGQTTHIPINLNNSGVIAIIFAMSVMQFPATLAQFWPTSKVAIAITQGKFSPFKESSIQYSLIYFLLILFFTWFYTQITFKPDEMSENMHKSSGFIPGIRPGDYTAKYIEKVLTKVSFIGGVFAGVIAVFPIIIKGYTNFGGLQFGGTSLLIVVGVALDTLRQMESQLVMRHYQGFLK; encoded by the coding sequence ATGTTATCAACCCTACGTAATGCTTGGAAAGTTCCCGATCTTAGAAAAAGATTATTATTTACTTTTCTTATGGTGGCAATATTCAGGTTAGGAAATAATATTCTTGTACCTGGTATTGACACAGCAGCATTAAAGAACTTTACTAGTTCAGGTACACTATTCGGATTTTATGATTTAATATCCGGTGGTGCATTTAGTAAATTTAGTATCTTCGCTATGGGAGTTATCCCATATATTAATGCTTCTATCGTAATGCAGTTGTTAACAATTGCAATTCCCCAATTAGAGCAACTTTCTAAAGAGGGAGAAGATGGAAGAAAGAAGATACAAAATTATACAAGATACGCAGCTGTTGCATTTGGTTTGCTTCAAGCTTTCAGTAGTTATGTAATAATATATAATGCTAGAGCTTTAACAAATCCAAGCGATAAGCTTACAGTATTCTTAATCATGATAACAGTAACTACGGGATCTATTTTCCTAATGTGGTTAGGCGATCAGATAACGGCTAAAGGTATTGGAAATGGTATATCCTTATTAGTATTTATAAATATTATTTCAAGAATTCCATTTCAATTTAGTCAGATTGCAACACTTCAAACTACAGAAGCAGTTAACATAGTAGAGGTTGTAATATTTATAGCAGTTGTATTAGTACTACTTGTTGCAGTTATTATTATGAGTTTGGCTGAAAGAAGAATTCCTGTTCAATATGCAGGAAAAACTGTTGGAAATAAATCCTTCAGAGGACAAACAACTCATATTCCAATAAATTTAAATAATTCAGGGGTTATAGCAATAATCTTTGCTATGTCCGTAATGCAATTCCCTGCGACACTAGCTCAGTTTTGGCCTACATCTAAAGTAGCCATAGCTATTACTCAAGGAAAGTTTAGCCCATTTAAAGAAAGTAGTATTCAGTATTCACTAATATACTTTTTACTAATATTATTCTTTACTTGGTTCTATACTCAGATTACATTTAAGCCAGATGAAATGTCAGAAAACATGCATAAATCATCAGGGTTTATACCAGGAATAAGACCTGGGGATTATACTGCTAAGTATATTGAAAAAGTACTTACAAAAGTATCCTTCATAGGTGGTGTATTTGCAGGAGTTATTGCAGTGTTCCCTATAATCATCAAGGGATATACAAATTTTGGTGGTTTACAGTTTGGAGGAACAAGTTTACTAATTGTTGTTGGGGTTGCACTTGATACTTTAAGACAAATGGAATCACAACTTGTAATGCGTCATTACCAAGGTTTCTTAAAATAA
- the rplX gene encoding 50S ribosomal protein L24, whose protein sequence is MALNKIHVRKKDTVMVISGKDKGKIGEVLAVFPKNGKVLVKGVNVVTKHQKPSRTNMQGGIVHQEGAIYSSKVMLYCNNCKNVTRINHKILEDGTKVRVCKKCGETF, encoded by the coding sequence ATGGCTTTAAATAAAATACACGTTAGAAAAAAAGATACTGTAATGGTTATCTCCGGAAAAGACAAGGGTAAAATAGGAGAAGTACTTGCAGTATTTCCTAAGAATGGAAAAGTTCTTGTAAAGGGAGTTAACGTAGTTACAAAGCACCAAAAACCAAGCAGAACAAATATGCAAGGTGGAATAGTACATCAAGAAGGTGCTATATACAGTTCAAAAGTTATGCTTTACTGTAATAACTGCAAAAATGTTACAAGAATTAATCATAAAATATTAGAAGACGGAACAAAAGTAAGAGTTTGCAAGAAGTGTGGAGAAACATTCTAA
- a CDS encoding adenylate kinase translates to MKIVLFGPPGAGKGTQAKSICNKFSIPHISTGDILRKHIAEKTPLGIEAKKKIDSGQFVSDEAAIQIAEERLKQDDCYNGFLLDGFPRTVIQAEALEEFLNKKDQKLDTALLIEVPKEFIIERMSGRRVCLSCGASYHIKFNPPMFEGKCDVCGSEIMQRKDDEEATVRERLEIYDRQTQPLIEYYKSKDLLSVVDGTKAINDVFINICEILGSAINK, encoded by the coding sequence TTGAAAATTGTATTGTTCGGTCCTCCAGGAGCTGGAAAGGGAACCCAAGCAAAGTCAATATGCAATAAGTTTTCAATACCACATATATCAACTGGTGACATTTTGAGAAAACATATTGCAGAAAAGACTCCGCTTGGAATTGAAGCAAAAAAGAAAATTGATAGTGGTCAATTTGTTTCAGACGAAGCTGCTATTCAAATAGCAGAAGAAAGGCTGAAACAGGATGATTGCTATAATGGATTTTTACTTGATGGATTCCCTAGAACTGTGATTCAAGCAGAAGCACTAGAAGAATTTCTGAACAAGAAAGATCAAAAGCTAGACACAGCTCTGCTTATTGAAGTTCCAAAAGAGTTTATAATAGAGCGAATGAGTGGAAGAAGAGTTTGTCTATCATGTGGAGCTAGTTATCACATCAAATTTAATCCTCCAATGTTTGAAGGAAAATGCGATGTATGCGGTAGTGAAATCATGCAGCGTAAAGATGATGAGGAAGCTACTGTTCGTGAGAGATTGGAAATTTACGATAGACAGACACAGCCACTAATCGAGTATTATAAAAGTAAAGATCTACTTTCAGTAGTAGATGGAACAAAAGCTATAAATGATGTTTTCATTAATATCTGTGAAATCCTAGGGAGCGCGATAAATAAATGA
- the rpsH gene encoding 30S ribosomal protein S8 yields the protein MVMTDPIADLLTRIRNANVVRHEIVEIPSSNIKKAIANIMLQEGYIKNIEEYNDGAVPMLRLALKYGSNKERVITGLRRISKPGLRVYCRKEEIPNVLNGLGVAVISTSKGIVTDRDARKLGLGGEVICYIW from the coding sequence ATGGTTATGACTGATCCTATCGCAGATTTGCTAACACGTATAAGAAACGCTAACGTAGTTAGACATGAAATAGTAGAAATACCTTCTTCAAATATAAAGAAAGCTATAGCAAATATAATGCTTCAAGAAGGATATATAAAGAACATTGAGGAATATAATGATGGAGCTGTTCCAATGCTAAGATTAGCATTAAAGTACGGTTCAAATAAAGAAAGAGTTATAACTGGTCTTAGAAGAATATCAAAACCAGGATTAAGAGTGTACTGCAGAAAGGAAGAAATTCCAAACGTACTTAACGGATTAGGAGTTGCAGTAATATCTACTTCTAAGGGAATTGTAACTGATAGAGATGCTAGAAAACTAGGATTAGGTGGAGAAGTTATCTGCTATATCTGGTAA
- the rpsM gene encoding 30S ribosomal protein S13 — protein MARISGVDLPKEKRVEIGLTYIYGIGLPSSHEILKATGINADTRVKDLTEEEVNALRDYINKNFKVEGDLRRDIALNIKRLVEIGCYRGIRHRRNLPVRGQRTKTNARTRKGPKRAIGAKKKK, from the coding sequence ATGGCAAGAATATCTGGTGTTGACCTACCAAAAGAAAAAAGAGTTGAGATAGGTCTAACATATATTTATGGTATTGGATTACCAAGTTCACATGAAATACTTAAAGCTACTGGTATCAATGCTGATACAAGAGTTAAAGACTTAACTGAAGAAGAAGTTAATGCTTTAAGAGATTATATAAATAAGAATTTCAAAGTTGAAGGTGACTTAAGAAGAGACATAGCTCTTAACATAAAGAGACTAGTTGAAATCGGATGTTACAGAGGAATCAGACATAGAAGAAATCTTCCAGTTAGAGGACAAAGAACAAAAACTAACGCAAGAACAAGAAAAGGTCCAAAGAGAGCAATTGGAGCTAAGAAAAAGAAATAG
- the rplO gene encoding 50S ribosomal protein L15, giving the protein MKLHELRPAEGAKKSPKRVGRGTGSGLGRNSGKGEKGQWSRSGGGVRPGFEGGQMPLFRRLPKRGFTNIFAKQYVSINVDRLNVFENGTEVTPELLLETRVISKIKDGVKILGNGELTKNLTVKATKFSKTAAEKIEAAGGKVEVI; this is encoded by the coding sequence ATGAAACTTCATGAGTTAAGACCTGCTGAGGGTGCAAAAAAGAGTCCTAAAAGAGTAGGTAGAGGTACTGGTTCCGGTTTAGGAAGAAACTCTGGTAAAGGTGAAAAAGGACAATGGTCCAGATCTGGAGGCGGAGTAAGACCAGGATTTGAAGGTGGTCAAATGCCACTTTTCAGAAGACTACCAAAAAGAGGATTTACAAACATATTTGCAAAGCAATATGTATCTATAAATGTTGATAGATTAAATGTTTTTGAAAATGGAACAGAAGTTACACCAGAATTACTTCTTGAAACAAGAGTAATAAGCAAAATTAAAGATGGTGTTAAAATTCTTGGAAACGGAGAATTAACTAAGAACTTAACTGTTAAAGCTACTAAGTTCTCTAAAACAGCAGCTGAAAAGATTGAAGCCGCTGGAGGAAAAGTTGAGGTGATATAG
- the map gene encoding type I methionyl aminopeptidase: protein MIIIKTDMEIEYMRRAGKLVGETLARLEEVVKPGITTAEIDRIAEEFILKNNAKPSFKGYQGFPASICASVNEEVVHGFPSNRVLQEGDIISVDCGAILNGYQGDAARTIAVGKVSDDAQKLIDVTKGSFFKGVEHAKVGNRLTDISSAVQVYVESFGYSVVRDFVGHGIGRDMHEDPEVPNFGRPGRGPKLSHGMVLAIEPMVNIGKYYVRVKPNGWTVVTEDGSLSAHYENTVAILNNGPEILTLV from the coding sequence ATGATAATTATAAAAACCGATATGGAAATTGAATATATGAGACGTGCAGGTAAACTTGTTGGGGAAACCCTTGCAAGACTTGAAGAGGTAGTTAAACCTGGTATAACCACTGCAGAAATTGATAGAATAGCAGAAGAGTTTATTTTAAAGAATAACGCTAAGCCATCTTTTAAGGGTTATCAAGGATTTCCTGCTTCCATATGTGCCTCAGTAAATGAAGAAGTTGTTCATGGATTTCCATCCAACAGAGTTTTACAAGAGGGAGACATAATTAGTGTTGATTGTGGAGCTATTCTGAATGGTTATCAAGGCGATGCAGCTAGAACAATTGCTGTTGGAAAAGTTTCTGATGATGCTCAAAAGTTAATTGATGTTACAAAAGGAAGTTTTTTCAAAGGTGTTGAACATGCAAAGGTTGGTAACAGGCTTACAGATATATCCTCAGCAGTTCAAGTTTATGTTGAAAGCTTTGGATACTCTGTAGTGAGGGATTTTGTTGGTCACGGTATCGGTCGCGACATGCACGAAGATCCTGAAGTGCCTAACTTCGGAAGGCCTGGTAGAGGTCCTAAACTCTCACATGGTATGGTACTTGCAATAGAGCCAATGGTTAATATTGGTAAGTATTATGTAAGAGTTAAACCAAATGGATGGACAGTGGTAACTGAGGATGGAAGTCTTTCTGCTCATTATGAAAACACTGTTGCCATTCTAAATAATGGACCAGAAATACTAACTCTTGTCTAG
- the rplR gene encoding 50S ribosomal protein L18, translating to MFSKEDRQQSRVRRHLRVRKKVEGTAERPRLAVYRSEKHIYAQIIDDVAQKTLVSASSVEKEFNGLGSNKEAAKIVGKMIAEKAIEKGIKEVVFDRGGFIYHGRIQELADGAREAGLQF from the coding sequence ATGTTTAGTAAAGAGGATAGACAACAATCAAGAGTTAGACGTCATCTAAGAGTTCGTAAGAAAGTTGAAGGAACTGCTGAGAGACCAAGACTTGCAGTATATAGAAGCGAAAAGCACATATATGCTCAAATAATAGATGATGTTGCTCAAAAAACTTTAGTTTCTGCTTCAAGCGTAGAAAAAGAATTTAACGGTCTTGGAAGCAATAAAGAAGCAGCTAAAATAGTTGGAAAAATGATAGCTGAAAAGGCTATTGAAAAGGGAATAAAAGAAGTTGTATTCGATAGAGGTGGATTTATATATCACGGAAGAATACAAGAACTAGCTGACGGAGCTAGAGAAGCTGGACTTCAATTCTAA
- the rplE gene encoding 50S ribosomal protein L5: MDPRLKERYEKEVIPALMEKFSYNNIMEVPKLEKIVLNMGVGEAKDNAKVLESAVSDMQIITGQKPVITRAKKSIANFKIRENMPIGCKVTLRKAKMYEFADKLINIALPRVRDFRGVSDKSFDGRGNYSLGIREQLIFPEIEYDKIDKVRGMDIVFVTTAKTDEEARELLRFLGMPFAQ, translated from the coding sequence ATGGATCCAAGACTTAAGGAAAGATATGAAAAAGAAGTAATTCCAGCTTTAATGGAAAAGTTTAGTTATAATAACATAATGGAAGTTCCAAAACTTGAGAAAATAGTTTTAAACATGGGTGTTGGAGAAGCTAAAGATAATGCTAAGGTGCTAGAATCTGCTGTGTCAGATATGCAAATAATCACTGGACAAAAGCCAGTAATTACAAGAGCTAAAAAGTCAATAGCTAACTTTAAAATAAGAGAAAACATGCCAATAGGCTGCAAAGTTACATTAAGAAAGGCTAAAATGTATGAATTTGCAGATAAGTTAATCAACATTGCTTTACCAAGAGTAAGAGACTTTAGAGGAGTATCCGATAAGTCCTTTGATGGAAGAGGAAACTACTCACTAGGAATTAGAGAGCAATTGATATTCCCAGAAATAGAGTACGATAAAATAGACAAAGTAAGAGGTATGGATATAGTATTTGTTACTACTGCTAAGACAGACGAAGAAGCTAGAGAATTATTAAGATTCCTCGGCATGCCTTTCGCACAGTAG
- the rpsK gene encoding 30S ribosomal protein S11 — MAAQKVKKTRRRRERKNVEHGAAHIKSTFNNSIVTITDRAGNALSWSSAGGLGFRGSRKSTPFASQMAAETAAKAAMEHGLKSVEVYVKGPGAGREAAIRSLQAAGLEVTLIKDVTPIPHNGCRPPKRRRV, encoded by the coding sequence ATGGCAGCTCAAAAGGTTAAAAAGACTAGAAGAAGAAGAGAAAGAAAAAATGTTGAGCATGGTGCTGCACATATTAAGTCCACTTTCAATAACTCTATAGTTACCATCACAGACAGAGCTGGTAATGCTCTATCATGGTCTAGTGCAGGTGGATTAGGATTTAGAGGTTCAAGAAAGAGCACACCATTTGCTTCACAAATGGCAGCTGAAACAGCAGCTAAAGCAGCAATGGAACATGGATTAAAGAGTGTTGAAGTATATGTAAAGGGACCTGGAGCAGGTAGAGAAGCAGCTATAAGATCATTACAAGCTGCTGGATTGGAAGTTACTTTAATAAAAGACGTAACTCCAATACCACATAACGGTTGTAGACCACCAAAGAGAAGAAGAGTCTAA
- the rpsE gene encoding 30S ribosomal protein S5, whose protein sequence is MRIDPSTLDLKEKVVFINRVAKVVKGGRNFRFSALVVVGDENGHVGVGMGKSVEIPEAIRKGIEDAKKHLVNVSIVGTSVPHDIVGEFGTGKVLIMKAAEGTGVIAGGPARAVLELAGLKDVRAKSLGSNNPKNMINATINGLANLRTAEDIAKLRGKTVEEILG, encoded by the coding sequence ATGAGAATAGATCCTAGCACATTAGATCTTAAAGAAAAAGTTGTGTTCATAAATAGAGTTGCTAAGGTTGTTAAAGGTGGTAGAAACTTCAGATTCAGCGCACTAGTTGTTGTTGGAGACGAGAACGGACACGTAGGCGTTGGAATGGGAAAATCAGTTGAAATACCTGAAGCAATAAGAAAAGGAATAGAAGATGCTAAGAAACATCTTGTTAATGTTTCAATAGTTGGAACATCAGTTCCTCATGATATAGTAGGAGAGTTCGGTACAGGAAAAGTACTTATCATGAAGGCTGCAGAAGGTACAGGAGTTATCGCTGGAGGTCCTGCGAGAGCAGTACTTGAACTAGCAGGATTAAAGGACGTTAGAGCTAAGTCTCTAGGTTCAAACAATCCAAAAAATATGATAAATGCAACTATCAACGGATTAGCAAACCTAAGAACAGCTGAAGATATAGCTAAGCTTAGAGGCAAAACTGTTGAAGAGATTTTAGGTTAG
- the rplF gene encoding 50S ribosomal protein L6 has protein sequence MSRVGRLPIAIPSGVTITVTPDNVVTVKGPKGQLVKAMHNKINIAVEDNQIVVTRNSDDKEERALHGLTRALLNNMVTGVTQGYQKTLELVGVGYRAALQGKKLVMNLGYSHPVEIEAVDGIEFETPAPTKVIVKGIDKERVGAVAADIRTWRRPEPYKGKGIKYDNEVIRRKEGKTGKK, from the coding sequence ATGTCAAGAGTAGGAAGACTTCCAATAGCTATACCAAGTGGCGTAACTATTACAGTAACACCAGACAACGTTGTTACAGTAAAAGGACCAAAAGGTCAGCTAGTGAAAGCTATGCACAATAAAATAAATATAGCTGTTGAAGATAATCAAATAGTTGTTACAAGAAATAGTGACGATAAAGAAGAAAGAGCTCTTCATGGATTAACAAGAGCCCTATTAAATAATATGGTAACAGGAGTAACTCAAGGATATCAAAAGACTCTTGAGTTAGTAGGTGTAGGTTACAGAGCTGCACTACAAGGTAAGAAGTTAGTAATGAACCTTGGATATTCACATCCAGTTGAAATAGAAGCTGTTGATGGCATTGAGTTTGAAACACCAGCTCCTACTAAAGTAATTGTTAAAGGTATTGATAAGGAAAGAGTTGGAGCTGTTGCTGCTGATATCAGAACTTGGAGAAGACCTGAACCTTACAAAGGAAAAGGTATCAAGTATGATAACGAAGTAATCAGACGTAAAGAAGGTAAGACTGGTAAGAAGTAA